The DNA sequence GTTTTAATGGGAAAATCGATAACAAGTGGAGGTAGAAATTCTATTGCTGCTGCAGTTACCTCTCTTTTAATACACAATCAAGATATCAGAAACCTGTGGGAGATGGAAGCTATTGGCATCAAAGATCCTTTCGAACAGAAATCTAAAAGTTAAATCGATAAGGCAGTAAACGATCATTTTATAGCAAATTTAAGAAAAGATGACGAGGGAAGATATGAAGTAAAATTGCCATGGGTACATGACAAAAATCTTCCTGAGTATAGAGATATAGCTGAAAAGAGACTAGAAAGAACAACAACAAAGttaaaattggaaggaaaatatGATGCATATAATATGGTACTCGAGGAGTGGTTAAATGATGATATAATTGAAAAGGTACCACTTGAAGAATTGCCAAAATCTGGTTGCTACTTGCCACATAGAGGGATTTTCAAGGAAAATTCAACAACCAAGATCAGACCAGTTTTTGACGCATCCAACAAAAGAAAAGGCTTTCCTTCTCTCAATGATTACCTTGAAAAAGGTCCTAACACCTTGGAATTGATCCCGTCATATTAGTAagatttagagaaaaaagaatTGGAATTATATCTGACATAAGAAAGGCTTTTTTACAGATAGGAATCAATGTAGAAGATAGAGATTATCTTAGATTTCTGTGGTGGAAGGATAGTGAAAGTAAAACAATATAAGTTTTGAGGCACCGCAGATTAGTTTTCGGTCTTACGAGCAGTCCGTTTATTCTTGGATCAGTTATTCGGCATCATCTGGAAAACTCATGCATCGAACATAAGGAAATTGCTGAAATGTTGTTGAAATCGTTTTACGTTGACAATTGCGTTACATCGTTGGACACAGAAAGTGAAGCTCAGCATTTTAAAGAAGTCTCTACACAGTTAATGGCAAGCGCAAAATTTGAATTGAGAGGCTGGGAGCTTACTGATTTCAATGTCTCAACTTCTGAATAAAAAATCTCTCAAGTCTTAGGAATGCTGTGGAATCGTGGAACTGACACTTTATCTTGTGATGTTGATTTAGGAGTTGAAATGATAGAGCCATTTACTCGAAGAAAGTTACTTTCCGTTGCACAAAGAGTATTTGATCCGATCGGGTTTTGCTGTCCTGTAACATTGTATCCAAAATTACTTCTTCAAGAAAGCTGGAAGTCAAAACTCGGATGGGATGACGAACTATCAACAGATGTAACTGAAAAGTTTAAGAAGTGGTTTAAGGACCTTCATCTTTTGAAGGTGGTTGAAATTCCAAGATATATGTCAATCGACAACTGTGTATCAATCAGTCTTCATACATTCTGTGATGCATCTAAATTGTCTTTCGCAACAGTCATTTTCTTAAGAAGCGAAAGTAAAGATCAAGTGTCAGTGCAATTGGTGCTTGCTAAATCAAGAATTGCACCATTGAAAACGATGTCAATCCCTAGGCTGGAATTAATGGCATGCACAATAGGCGTACGTCTCACTGATACAGTAAAAAGAGCTTTAAGTATCCAAGACATTGAAGAATATTATTGGACGGACTCGACTTCAGTGTTGTATTGGATAACTCATGAAGATACATGGACTGTGTTTGTAAAAAATCGAGTTAAGGAGATAAGGAAATTGTCTGACCAAACAAAGTGGCGACATGTGCTAGGTTCAGAGAATCCTTCGGACTTACCTTCAAGAGGTTGCTCAGTGCACAAACTGATAGAATCTCGTTGGTGGGAGGGTCCTCATTGGCTGAAGTTGCCGAAAGAAGAATGGCCTCATTCTACTTTAATTGATGACACAGAAAAAGCTGACAGTGAGAGACGCAAGGTAGTTGCAACGGCATTAAATAATGTCAAGGacttttcttcaaaagttttcaGCTACTTTTTGACATACAAGAAAAATCTAAGAATGATGGGATGGATATTAAGGTTCTTAGAAAATTCCCgtaagaaaagagaagaaagacAGCATGGAGAGCTTAAAGTTCGTGAGCTAGAAAAGGCTGAAAAAGTAATAGTAAAGTTCATACAACATAACTCCTTCTCATCTGaggatattgaaaaattaaagtcCATCTGTGTGTTTGAAGATGAAGGAATTTTGAGAGTCAAGACAAAGATTTTCAGAAAGAAAGATGAAGAAGATTTTAAATGTCCCATAGTTTTACCCTCTGATCATCCTCTAGTGGAACAGTTAATTTACGAAAGGCATTTGGTCTCATGCCACAGTGGAACTCAAGTTGTCCTGGCAGATCTTCGACAAAAATTTTGGATTCTTAGAGGCCGGAAGACGGTTCAAAGGGTCTTGAAACAATGCATTCGATGTAAGAGATATGCTTCAAAGAAATTAGAAACCATGCCTGCCCCCCTTCCGGAAGAAAGGGTACGAGATGCACTGGTTTTTGAGGTGACAGGGGTTGACCTGGCCGGACCACTTTACCTGAAGAAGGGAGATAAAGCATGGATATTATTATTTACTTGCGCCGTGTATCGGGCTGTACATTTAGAATTGATTCAGAGCCTCTCCACTGACGGATTTTTGCTTGGATTAAGAAGATTTATAGCAAGAAGAGGCAGACCTCGAAAAATATATAGTGacaatggaacaaattttgttggcGCGGTTAATCAATTTGCCTCCCTTGATTGGAGTAAAATACTTCAAGAGAGTTCAATTTTGAGAATTCAATGGGAGTTCAGCCCTCCTACAGTCCCTTGGTGGGGCGGGTTTTGGGAACGTATAGTCCAAATGGTGAAGAAAATCTTAAGAAGAGTTTTGGGAAGAGCTTCCTTAAATTTTGAAGAGTTGTGTACAATTCTATGTGATGCCGAGGCAGTTATCAACTCACGGCCACTAAACTATCTATCTGAAGATCCGGAGGACTTGACACCATTAACTCCAGCAATGTTCATCCAAGAAGTTCAAGCGGTGGGAGTGCCCGACTTAGATAATTTAGACAGCGTCAATCTTTCTAAGAGGGTCAGATACCAACAAAGGTTGAGAAAAGACCTAAGGAAGAGATTTCGGGAAGAATATCTTGGTATGCTTGTTCACAAGCAGGCAAACAAAGCCCTCGTCACCGGAATAAAGGTTGGAGACATAGTCCTCATCGGTTGTGACAAACGACGACTAGATTGGCCAATGGGACGTGTAGTAGAAGTGCTTCCAGGCAAAGATAATTTTGTTCGAGTCGTAAAAGTGAAAACTAGTCACGGAGAATTAATTCGTCCAGTACAACGTTTGTACCCTTTAGAACTGGATTGCTCTAGTGAACtatttaacagtaaaatattaaaacatgtaGAAGCCGAGCACTCTGCAGGGGAAAAAGGTTTGAAACCGACTATAGATGATAAAACTGACACTATTGATCTAGGAATTGGTGTTACCCCAGAACTGATTCAAACCAGATATGGTAGAAAAGTTAagaaaccaaaaatttttgacatttgagttacaatttatattttaatttgttttcatgtTTATGAGGTATAATTTTAGGATTAAACTACTTAGagacattaattttattatcaaaGTTCAATTTGTTAACatgaaagttttaatattttaataagttttgattttatgtgtcaagtatgtaaaaaaaaaatcaaaaggtggGAGAATGTTGCAAGCCTTTGCTTTATTTTCCCACCCTTTAAGAATTTGTACGTTTTTGTTTGGCAACAGTGAATATGTTTTGTTAGAACAGCTAAGTTTCGATTCGAAATGTTTTAAGCAGTGTATTAAgaaattttataagaaatattaagaaataaaagtatatgAATGGGCAAAGTGGTGTACACTTAATGTCGTATCTAACAATATGTATagtctggagcaaaggaggatcagagggaaCGTGATTCAGTCATTTAATACAAAGTCATTATCAaaacaaaatgaatgatgttaatggattaaatttttgcactaaACGTAGGATAAGGGGTCATTATTTTTcactattcaaatctcaggctaacctagaaataaggaaaaactacttgagtagggttgtgggcacttggaacaacttaccggaagaggtggtaatgagcaagggggtggatagctttaagatggccattgatcttcattggggactaataattggctaggaccagcctagctgggccaagagcctgttgctggtcgtcacatttgtatttgtactatTGCATACTTTTTTTAAACGGTAACGCATGAGAACTACCTAAGAATAATTTCATACAGAACATACGAAGATATTATTTACATTCACAAACATAAGTACAGCATAATACAGTAAGTGGTCATTTACTTATGCATTCGAATCACCGCTTCTTTTCCATAAAATTTCCACAAAAAAAGACAGAAACTCCTTCATTTCGTAAACAAACCAAGGCTGTAGAGTTGAGTGTCAATTGCTTCAACTCATGACTAGTTCTATTTCTCTGAACAGAATTTTCAGTGGAATATGAGAGCTTTATCAAAAAGGATTCTTAGAATTCGAAAGTATACAGTCATTTTCAAAAGATTTCTTATGTttaataaaaattctttcaaaaaacagaaaaaagagcAGCAAACacaggttgcgttcgacgagctcgaccgagagcaaccggttagttaatcacttGACAgttaatgatcacgtgctccaatcatccaatcaactgcttagaatggtaaccgcagTGGTAACAGGtttcgaccggtgagtttcgtcgaacgcaaccacaGAAGAGTTCTCTACAGCTCAACACTTGTAaggttttgtttacattttgaatttCCACGTGCGAGTTTTTGACGAAGTCGCGGATTGATGCCGCATAGAA is a window from the Uloborus diversus isolate 005 chromosome 6, Udiv.v.3.1, whole genome shotgun sequence genome containing:
- the LOC129224138 gene encoding uncharacterized protein LOC129224138 — protein: MLWNRGTDTLSCDVDLGVEMIEPFTRRKLLSVAQRVFDPIGFCCPVTLYPKLLLQESWKSKLGWDDELSTDVTEKFKKWFKDLHLLKVVEIPRYMSIDNCVSISLHTFCDASKLSFATVIFLRSESKDQVSVQLVLAKSRIAPLKTMSIPRLELMACTIGVRLTDTVKRALSIQDIEEYYWTDSTSVLYWITHEDTWTVFVKNRVKEIRKLSDQTKWRHVLGSENPSDLPSRGCSVHKLIESRWWEGPHWLKLPKEEWPHSTLIDDTEKADSERRKVVATALNNVKDFSSKVFSYFLTYKKNLRMMGWILRFLENSRKKREERQHGELKVRELEKAEKD